In Desulfomonile tiedjei DSM 6799, a genomic segment contains:
- a CDS encoding CobW-related selenoprotein has protein sequence MKLIAVSGMLDSGKTTLIRELIVRLNVLGKRCGVIVNEDGIARYDEGFVRSHDIRVEPLRGGULGCSLMASFAVLIKSFCRETKPDFLFIEPSSMVTTQELNAAAASGLRDCSYHIGPFVTLVDGPEFEATWADRQKLLLAQIAGADLVAISRADMLERHQRDRIRETLEGNSDKIIELSTLQELGTEFIMDAINPNGRPLK, from the coding sequence GTGAAGTTGATCGCTGTTTCAGGCATGCTCGACAGCGGAAAGACAACCTTGATTCGAGAGCTGATCGTACGGCTTAACGTGCTGGGAAAGCGATGCGGAGTCATCGTGAATGAAGATGGCATCGCTCGCTATGATGAGGGCTTTGTTCGGTCGCACGATATCAGGGTAGAACCTTTGCGTGGAGGATGACTGGGCTGTTCCCTGATGGCAAGTTTTGCAGTCCTTATCAAAAGTTTTTGCAGAGAGACGAAGCCTGATTTTCTCTTTATAGAGCCTTCGAGCATGGTGACCACTCAGGAGTTGAATGCTGCGGCAGCTTCCGGGCTTCGGGATTGTTCCTATCATATAGGTCCTTTCGTTACTCTCGTGGACGGACCTGAATTCGAGGCGACGTGGGCAGATCGTCAGAAACTTTTGCTTGCACAAATTGCCGGTGCAGATTTGGTCGCTATCAGTAGAGCGGACATGCTGGAGAGACATCAGCGAGACCGTATCCGAGAGACCTTAGAAGGGAATTCGGACAAAATCATAGAGTTGAGCACTCTGCAGGAACTCGGTACGGAATTCATCATGGACGCGATAAATCCTAATGGCAGGCCTCTCAAATAA
- a CDS encoding helix-turn-helix transcriptional regulator, with the protein MLRSVCDSDAAGNSLDRENVLRDVASTLLDCLSTNSAILDDKGTICITNRAWRIFGQRKNVRHPEALGINYFEVTDSARGYSSEKAEEAAYGIRSVLQRQAEEFIIDYPCHEVDHERWCRMRAAPLEGFGTLRVVLSHEDITAEMYASAALADLQRELATQKANLETVNTALNVILKRREDDKKELENNVLSNIRELVNPYLEKLRKTNLDSTQREYLAIIQANIEGVTAPFAHHLSSKAFNFSSREISVANLILEGRGTKEIADILCISANAVEFHRKGIRRKLGIRNKKVNLRTRLLSLEPNCLYQQFHAWNNHRNSVED; encoded by the coding sequence ATGTTGAGATCAGTCTGTGATTCCGATGCGGCAGGGAATTCATTGGACCGGGAAAACGTACTGCGAGACGTTGCGAGTACTTTACTCGATTGTCTCTCCACAAATTCGGCCATTCTGGATGACAAGGGAACAATCTGCATTACGAATAGAGCCTGGCGAATATTCGGCCAAAGAAAGAACGTAAGACACCCGGAGGCATTGGGCATCAATTATTTCGAGGTTACAGATTCTGCGAGAGGGTATTCCTCCGAAAAAGCCGAGGAGGCGGCCTACGGGATACGATCGGTGCTTCAGCGACAAGCCGAGGAGTTCATCATCGACTATCCATGCCATGAAGTCGACCATGAACGATGGTGCCGAATGCGGGCTGCTCCGCTTGAAGGATTCGGAACGTTGCGAGTCGTCCTGAGCCACGAAGATATTACAGCGGAAATGTATGCTTCCGCAGCATTGGCGGATCTCCAGCGAGAACTTGCCACGCAAAAAGCGAATCTCGAGACTGTAAATACTGCCCTCAACGTCATACTGAAACGCAGAGAAGACGACAAAAAGGAACTCGAAAATAATGTCCTCTCAAATATCAGAGAACTGGTGAATCCCTATCTTGAAAAGCTTCGTAAAACCAACCTGGATTCCACTCAAAGAGAGTATCTGGCGATAATACAGGCGAACATAGAGGGGGTGACTGCTCCATTCGCGCATCATCTTTCCTCAAAAGCGTTCAATTTTTCCTCACGAGAAATCAGTGTGGCCAATTTGATCCTGGAGGGAAGAGGAACCAAGGAAATTGCCGACATATTGTGTATCTCGGCCAATGCAGTTGAATTTCACAGGAAAGGAATCAGGCGCAAACTCGGTATCAGAAATAAGAAAGTTAATTTGAGGACGCGCCTGCTTTCACTGGAGCCCAATTGTCTGTACCAACAATTTCATGCGTGGAACAACCATCGCAACTCCGTAGAGGATTAA
- a CDS encoding CobW family GTP-binding protein, with translation MKITQVAGFLGCGKTTLMLRLSKELAAGIRKVALVVNEIGEIPVDGKIMEESGMRVKDIGGGCICCEVASTFAKTVYSLYKEFGPDHLLVEPTGVAVPHQVKLAARMSSRDAKISLGPAIVLFDATRPAELLDMDMLGQLVTTQVKDADVVAISKADAVSEEELAETADRVCNLNEKAEILQLSSFTGLGLERIKQIILEWKG, from the coding sequence ATGAAGATAACGCAAGTGGCAGGTTTTCTGGGCTGCGGGAAAACCACCCTGATGTTGAGACTCTCAAAAGAGCTTGCGGCTGGTATCAGAAAGGTAGCTCTTGTCGTGAACGAAATCGGAGAAATTCCCGTTGACGGAAAAATAATGGAAGAGAGCGGCATGAGGGTCAAAGATATCGGTGGAGGTTGTATCTGCTGCGAAGTGGCATCGACTTTCGCAAAGACGGTTTACAGCCTGTACAAAGAATTCGGACCCGACCACCTCTTGGTTGAGCCCACCGGTGTTGCTGTTCCCCATCAGGTAAAGTTAGCTGCAAGAATGAGCAGTCGAGATGCCAAGATTTCCCTGGGGCCCGCCATTGTGCTCTTTGACGCTACTCGGCCGGCAGAACTGCTCGATATGGACATGCTTGGACAGCTCGTGACGACTCAGGTGAAAGACGCTGATGTCGTTGCAATCAGCAAAGCTGATGCGGTAAGCGAAGAAGAGCTTGCCGAAACAGCAGACAGGGTCTGCAATCTCAACGAAAAAGCTGAAATCCTGCAATTGTCCTCCTTTACCGGTTTGGGACTGGAACGAATCAAACAAATTATCCTGGAATGGAAGGGTTAA